One window of Thermacetogenium phaeum DSM 12270 genomic DNA carries:
- a CDS encoding ATP-binding protein: MLITAPALAPELAEAQDKYQLRRIEQGINKAALLIVDDLSYITFNRRHSELLFKLIAERTESASIISTNLEFSRWTELFEDPMLTIYSCHNLLSVGNNPGLIIIYLKENFLGRRLNV, encoded by the coding sequence CTGCTTATTACAGCCCCGGCTCTGGCACCGGAGTTGGCCGAAGCCCAGGATAAATACCAACTGCGCCGCATCGAGCAGGGGATCAACAAAGCGGCTCTTTTAATCGTTGATGACCTCTCATACATTACTTTCAACCGCAGACACTCAGAGTTACTATTCAAGCTCATTGCGGAGCGGACGGAGAGCGCAAGCATCATCAGCACAAACCTTGAATTTTCCCGCTGGACGGAACTATTTGAAGACCCGATGTTAACAATTTATTCTTGCCATAATCTTCTATCGGTCGGTAATAATCCTGGTTTAATCATCATATATTTAAAGGAAAACTTTTTAGGGAGGCGATTAAATGTCTGA
- a CDS encoding PucR family transcriptional regulator, whose amino-acid sequence MQKKAPSDVYYLLNGMLEEGLSFIAAHLGKTIKYPVVFTDAIGRIHYPDEPGSPLRLDDLFIELPRGMKDQEYYYDADKRNLYLRIGETRGTAYIVIENLPRSMVAQTIADIDDKSKLAVKYYFYNLEKLRQSQTRFKQELVEYLFFKSQFNIRDYLKLIQQELQLDKPYMAAIMKADQANSKVDWELLSSYTAHHLKRIGLEIIPLFWNDSMIAIFPVSYKKDTLEVDPEWVNQIIQNSYKFRDIVSRIFEQDISIAFGQTYILNELHKSFNEARIAMALARLMGKKKFVQQFAEMGVFTCIFSADVNLLRSYTINTLGKLLDYDQANNTQLLDTLRHLLDNNINWKCTADHLCIHVNTLDYRVKKVEELLGVDFSTMETRVNLYVAIKVWDVLNMTGFGIKEDSDKKQ is encoded by the coding sequence ATGCAGAAAAAAGCACCGTCCGATGTTTATTATTTATTGAATGGAATGTTAGAAGAAGGGCTTTCTTTTATAGCTGCTCATTTGGGAAAGACCATTAAATATCCGGTGGTGTTTACCGATGCTATTGGAAGAATTCACTATCCAGATGAGCCGGGCAGTCCATTACGGCTTGATGATCTGTTTATAGAACTCCCAAGGGGAATGAAAGATCAGGAGTATTACTATGATGCCGATAAGAGAAATCTCTACCTGCGCATCGGAGAGACCCGGGGTACTGCCTATATAGTTATCGAAAATCTTCCCAGATCAATGGTGGCGCAGACGATAGCTGATATAGATGATAAATCCAAGTTAGCTGTTAAATACTATTTTTATAATCTGGAAAAGCTTAGACAGAGCCAGACGAGATTTAAGCAGGAATTAGTAGAGTATTTATTTTTTAAGAGCCAGTTTAATATCAGGGACTACCTTAAATTGATCCAACAGGAACTCCAACTTGATAAGCCTTATATGGCTGCCATTATGAAAGCTGATCAAGCCAACAGTAAGGTTGACTGGGAATTGCTTAGCTCCTACACCGCCCATCATCTTAAGAGAATTGGCCTGGAAATCATCCCACTGTTCTGGAATGATTCTATGATAGCCATTTTTCCGGTCAGTTATAAGAAAGATACCCTGGAGGTCGACCCAGAGTGGGTCAATCAGATTATACAGAATAGCTATAAATTCAGGGATATAGTCAGCAGGATATTTGAACAAGATATCTCTATTGCTTTCGGACAGACCTATATATTAAATGAGCTTCACAAGAGTTTTAATGAGGCACGTATTGCCATGGCTTTAGCAAGACTGATGGGAAAGAAAAAATTTGTTCAACAGTTTGCTGAAATGGGTGTATTTACCTGTATTTTTTCTGCTGATGTTAATTTATTGAGATCTTACACAATAAATACTTTGGGTAAACTATTGGACTATGATCAAGCCAATAATACCCAACTATTGGATACTTTAAGGCACTTGCTGGATAATAATATAAACTGGAAGTGCACTGCAGATCATTTATGTATCCATGTGAACACACTGGATTATCGTGTAAAAAAGGTAGAAGAGTTACTGGGAGTAGATTTTTCCACAATGGAGACCCGGGTTAATCTGTATGTAGCTATTAAAGTGTGGGATGTACTTAACATGACCGGTTTTGGAATTAAAGAAGACAGCGATAAAAAGCAATAA
- a CDS encoding type II toxin-antitoxin system PemK/MazF family toxin → MASPLRGEVWLVDLDPVRGHEQAGKRPALVISVDAFNTGPAGLVIVLPMTSKDKGIPLHVKVDPPEGGVKATSFVKCEDIRSVSTEKLVAKLGRVSAEAMILVEDRVRILVGL, encoded by the coding sequence ATGGCCTCCCCGCTGCGCGGCGAAGTCTGGCTGGTGGACCTGGACCCTGTCCGCGGGCACGAACAGGCCGGGAAGCGTCCGGCCCTGGTGATCTCGGTAGATGCCTTCAACACAGGGCCAGCAGGACTTGTGATCGTTTTGCCGATGACCTCAAAAGACAAAGGTATACCGCTTCACGTGAAGGTGGATCCCCCTGAGGGGGGCGTAAAGGCAACAAGCTTCGTAAAGTGCGAGGACATCCGTTCGGTCTCAACTGAGAAGCTGGTAGCCAAACTTGGCAGGGTCTCTGCCGAAGCGATGATACTGGTGGAAGATAGGGTGCGGATACTCGTGGGCTTGTAG
- a CDS encoding DUF378 domain-containing protein translates to MNVGTVDRIALVLVIIGAINWLLIGLARFNLVGAIFGGDLSAFSRFIYVLVGLSGLWLIKLFVTPREMVNNKS, encoded by the coding sequence GTGAATGTAGGCACCGTAGACAGAATAGCACTTGTATTAGTTATTATTGGAGCAATTAACTGGTTACTGATTGGATTGGCAAGATTCAATTTAGTAGGAGCGATCTTCGGAGGGGATTTATCGGCATTCAGCAGGTTCATCTATGTACTGGTGGGGCTCTCGGGACTTTGGCTGATCAAATTATTCGTGACCCCACGAGAAATGGTAAATAATAAATCTTAA
- a CDS encoding transposase — protein MNRKQYSPEMKMQIVKETLETGNASIVARRHDIAPSLVARWARCYKRYGTFYPQKEVPGTNGSCIPPDYKKITKENEQLKKLLGEKDLEIAILRDLLKKTNLPFPIK, from the coding sequence TTGAACAGAAAACAATATTCACCAGAGATGAAAATGCAGATCGTGAAAGAAACCCTGGAAACAGGCAATGCCTCGATCGTGGCCAGAAGACATGATATTGCACCCAGCCTGGTCGCCCGCTGGGCTAGGTGCTATAAAAGATACGGCACATTTTACCCGCAAAAGGAGGTACCAGGAACAAACGGCTCCTGTATTCCTCCTGATTACAAGAAGATAACAAAGGAGAATGAGCAACTAAAGAAACTGCTGGGCGAAAAAGACCTGGAAATCGCCATTCTTCGTGATTTGTTAAAAAAAACGAACCTACCCTTCCCGATAAAATAG
- a CDS encoding FAD-dependent oxidoreductase: protein MGKITRRTFIKGATLGSAGLACAGILAGCGRSEEGSQSSQISGEEAKPSFMKPPAPIADSEIKETVTTDVVVCGAGMAGLCAAIAAAEGGAKVVLLEKGNCTGFRGMEYGAIGSRIQRQSGININRDEIINEVMRWGGYKADQRVVSLWADHSGETMDWIVDMGKKYGIEAKPVALERQVINGTYFKYYPTVACEFIPNEEAMAQEPKLHFLTQHALRYILESAIKDLGVDLRFKTPAVQLIRKGEGRVTGVIAKNDSGYIKFNASKGVILCTGDYANDPEMLKTYIPSSENIYGITYPSKNNTGDGHKMGLWVGAAMDEGPHAPMYFDQGLDGMPPGYKPVPLTRQPWLGINILGERFANEDLPYGYVSNSMLRQPGCMKWVVWDAKWPEEVDRFGYIVCKEMKPPLHDPKEIDDLIKKGIIKSANTIDELAQKMEVPVETFKATVARYNELAKLGKDLDFGKRPECLTTLEKAPFYAAKLAVCLLVTLGGLKVNEKLQVLDKENKVIPGLYAAGNTSGNFFFYDYPINVCGISHGRALTFGRLAGMSVMQNG from the coding sequence ATGGGAAAAATTACACGCCGTACCTTTATTAAAGGGGCAACCCTGGGATCAGCAGGGTTGGCATGTGCAGGCATATTAGCGGGGTGTGGCCGATCAGAGGAAGGCTCGCAGTCATCTCAGATATCGGGTGAAGAAGCAAAGCCGAGTTTTATGAAACCACCGGCACCTATAGCTGACAGCGAGATCAAAGAAACCGTAACAACAGATGTAGTGGTATGCGGGGCCGGCATGGCCGGTTTATGTGCTGCCATTGCCGCTGCCGAAGGTGGAGCCAAAGTTGTGCTTCTGGAAAAGGGCAATTGCACAGGTTTCCGGGGGATGGAATATGGCGCAATTGGCAGTCGGATTCAGCGGCAAAGCGGAATTAATATAAACCGCGATGAGATAATTAATGAAGTTATGCGCTGGGGAGGGTATAAGGCTGACCAGCGTGTGGTTTCACTTTGGGCGGATCATAGCGGTGAAACTATGGATTGGATAGTAGATATGGGTAAGAAGTACGGCATCGAGGCCAAACCTGTTGCGTTAGAAAGACAGGTCATCAATGGAACGTACTTCAAATACTACCCTACAGTTGCATGCGAGTTTATTCCCAATGAAGAAGCTATGGCACAGGAACCGAAGCTGCATTTTCTCACTCAACATGCTCTGAGATATATTTTGGAGAGTGCTATTAAAGATCTGGGTGTAGATCTACGGTTTAAGACACCGGCAGTGCAGCTTATTCGTAAAGGTGAGGGCCGGGTCACCGGCGTTATTGCAAAAAATGACTCTGGCTATATCAAGTTCAATGCTAGCAAAGGCGTTATTCTCTGTACCGGTGATTATGCTAACGACCCGGAAATGTTAAAAACCTATATACCCTCCTCAGAGAACATTTACGGCATTACTTATCCGAGCAAGAACAATACCGGTGATGGTCACAAGATGGGCCTCTGGGTTGGCGCGGCTATGGATGAAGGTCCGCATGCTCCCATGTATTTTGACCAGGGATTGGATGGAATGCCACCCGGCTATAAGCCGGTACCCCTTACCCGTCAGCCCTGGTTGGGGATTAATATCCTTGGTGAACGGTTTGCCAATGAAGACCTTCCTTATGGTTATGTTTCAAATAGTATGCTCAGACAACCTGGATGCATGAAATGGGTTGTGTGGGATGCGAAGTGGCCAGAAGAAGTCGACCGATTTGGCTATATTGTATGCAAGGAGATGAAGCCGCCGCTCCACGATCCCAAGGAAATTGACGATCTCATTAAAAAAGGCATTATCAAAAGTGCTAATACGATTGATGAGCTGGCACAGAAGATGGAGGTACCTGTTGAGACCTTCAAGGCCACCGTGGCAAGGTACAACGAGCTGGCAAAGCTGGGGAAGGACCTGGATTTCGGCAAACGCCCTGAGTGTCTAACGACTCTAGAGAAAGCTCCATTCTATGCAGCCAAGCTGGCGGTGTGTTTGCTAGTTACTTTGGGAGGGCTGAAGGTCAACGAAAAGTTGCAGGTGCTGGACAAGGAGAATAAGGTTATCCCCGGCCTGTATGCGGCAGGTAACACCTCGGGTAATTTCTTCTTCTATGATTACCCCATTAATGTTTGTGGAATCAGCCATGGCAGAGCCCTGACTTTTGGACGGCTCGCCGGCATGAGTGTTATGCAAAATGGTTAG
- a CDS encoding ATP-binding protein: MPEFTRSTGSVTAARQLVRPSQWNNKPLRCSPNIRWLMPMWRSWMLTLFPPSVLTGIATQNVIMVGNPSTGKTHLSIGLGVAVCRDGHRVCLLQPRLWHRSWPKPRINTNCAASSRGSTKRLF, translated from the coding sequence ATGCCAGAATTTACGAGGAGCACCGGATCTGTGACCGCAGCCAGACAGTTGGTGAGGCCTTCGCAGTGGAACAACAAGCCCTTACGGTGCTCCCCAAATATCAGATGGCTTATGCCGATGTGGAGATCCTGGATGTTGACCCTTTTTCCACCGTCCGTTTTGACCGGAATCGCTACTCAAAACGTCATTATGGTTGGCAACCCCAGTACAGGCAAAACGCATCTATCTATCGGTTTAGGTGTTGCTGTCTGCAGGGATGGCCACCGGGTCTGCTTATTACAGCCCCGGCTCTGGCACCGGAGTTGGCCGAAGCCCAGGATAAATACCAACTGCGCCGCATCGAGCAGGGGATCAACAAAGCGGCTCTTTTAA
- a CDS encoding cytochrome c3, which translates to MKKNDGERQSFRVRIFNRRLIFAIALLVILVGAGGGIYMMKAGDHPAFCATCHIMSYYDSWNDSNLLVNKHAEEGLECHDCHEPSLSTQLEEGIKYITGNYQTPLEKREFSQEFCLKCHDDMESVKDATDFEESNPHDSHLGEQECNLCHNMHQQSQVMCAECHFFDWIDDLDDSWVTDEVKNN; encoded by the coding sequence GTGAAAAAAAACGATGGAGAGAGGCAAAGTTTTCGCGTAAGAATCTTTAACAGAAGGCTGATTTTTGCAATAGCTCTGCTGGTGATACTCGTTGGGGCAGGTGGAGGTATTTATATGATGAAAGCCGGTGATCATCCAGCCTTCTGCGCTACATGCCATATCATGTCTTATTACGACTCCTGGAATGACAGCAATCTTCTGGTCAACAAACACGCTGAGGAGGGGCTAGAGTGCCACGACTGCCATGAGCCATCTCTGTCAACGCAGCTTGAGGAAGGGATCAAATATATAACCGGGAATTATCAAACACCGCTGGAAAAGCGTGAATTTTCGCAAGAGTTTTGTCTTAAATGCCATGATGATATGGAGAGCGTTAAGGATGCAACCGATTTTGAAGAATCAAACCCTCATGACTCACATTTGGGGGAACAAGAGTGTAACTTGTGCCACAACATGCATCAGCAGTCCCAGGTGATGTGCGCAGAGTGCCATTTTTTTGATTGGATAGATGATCTAGATGATAGCTGGGTAACGGACGAGGTGAAAAATAACTAA
- a CDS encoding CopG family antitoxin, which produces MKRMAKKKELPEFKGDEIPEFASEEEAAEFFDRHSFAEAMERGVLAPDDPAEPDPELAATSKTKRVTLRLRVSQIEAAKEIAKRKDIPYQTLLRSWIAEGIRREMEGKG; this is translated from the coding sequence ATGAAGCGCATGGCCAAGAAGAAAGAATTACCGGAGTTTAAAGGTGACGAAATACCGGAGTTCGCCAGCGAGGAAGAAGCCGCCGAGTTTTTTGACAGGCACAGCTTTGCGGAGGCTATGGAGCGGGGTGTGCTGGCGCCCGATGACCCTGCAGAGCCCGACCCGGAGCTTGCCGCCACGTCCAAAACAAAGCGCGTAACCCTGCGTTTGCGGGTGTCCCAGATAGAGGCGGCCAAGGAAATCGCCAAAAGGAAGGACATCCCCTACCAGACCCTGCTGCGATCCTGGATAGCAGAAGGGATACGCAGGGAGATGGAGGGCAAGGGATAA
- a CDS encoding BrnT family toxin, translating into MQLAKAKRFEWDSRNVNHIARHNVKPEEVEEVFLSRPLIRKARSGLKVAMGRTDAGHYLFVVFALKSSDVIRVITARDMSTSERRYYRRERGE; encoded by the coding sequence GTGCAGTTGGCGAAAGCAAAGCGTTTCGAGTGGGATTCCCGCAACGTAAACCACATTGCCAGGCACAATGTGAAACCGGAGGAAGTTGAAGAGGTCTTCCTCAGCAGGCCTTTGATCCGCAAGGCTCGGTCAGGCTTGAAGGTGGCGATGGGGCGGACAGATGCGGGGCACTACCTTTTCGTTGTTTTTGCCTTGAAGTCTAGCGATGTGATCCGTGTGATCACTGCGAGGGATATGAGCACCTCTGAAAGGCGTTATTACCGGAGGGAGAGAGGTGAATGA